A stretch of the Fusobacterium varium genome encodes the following:
- the moaA gene encoding molybdenum cofactor biosynthesis protein, with translation MIDKIGREIEYLRLSITDRCNLRCQYCMSERNMNFLPKEELLTVEEIKRIVKIFSKIGIKKIRLTGGEPLVRKNFMEILENLHSIKNIEEISLTTNGLLLEENFDSLIKNGVKKINISLDTLNPILYNEITRGGSFNQVIKNIFKALDSGIERIKINIVLIKGKNDNEIMDFVKFSEKYPVDIRFIELMPIGEGKSFTSVSNDEVIEIIKKERTLFPVKERIGSGPAKYFKSCFSKGNIGFITPLSHNFCDKCNRIRLTPDGFLKLCLHWNKGIDLKSITRSKIDDRELEKIIFNAIYNKPEHHNMDEDIKENIDKRKMNQIGG, from the coding sequence ATGATAGATAAAATAGGAAGAGAAATAGAATATTTGAGACTTTCCATCACTGATAGATGTAATCTCAGGTGTCAATACTGTATGAGTGAAAGAAATATGAATTTTCTTCCAAAAGAGGAACTTCTTACTGTTGAAGAAATAAAAAGAATAGTAAAAATTTTCAGTAAAATTGGAATAAAAAAAATTCGTCTCACTGGAGGAGAACCTTTAGTAAGAAAAAATTTTATGGAGATACTTGAAAATCTCCATTCTATTAAAAATATTGAAGAAATAAGTCTTACAACTAATGGTTTACTTCTTGAAGAAAATTTTGATTCTCTTATAAAAAATGGAGTAAAAAAAATAAATATAAGTTTAGATACTTTAAATCCAATTTTATATAATGAAATTACAAGAGGTGGTTCATTTAATCAAGTTATTAAAAATATTTTTAAAGCATTAGACTCAGGTATAGAAAGAATAAAAATAAATATAGTACTTATTAAAGGGAAAAACGATAATGAAATTATGGATTTTGTTAAATTTAGTGAAAAATATCCAGTAGATATTCGTTTTATTGAACTTATGCCAATTGGTGAAGGAAAAAGCTTTACTTCAGTATCCAATGATGAAGTTATTGAAATAATAAAAAAAGAAAGAACTCTTTTCCCTGTAAAAGAAAGAATTGGTTCTGGTCCAGCTAAATATTTTAAAAGTTGTTTTTCAAAGGGAAATATAGGATTTATAACTCCATTATCACATAACTTTTGTGACAAATGTAATCGAATAAGATTGACTCCTGATGGATTTTTAAAATTATGTCTTCATTGGAATAAAGGAATTGATTTGAAAAGTATCACAAGAAGTAAAATAGATGATCGTGAATTGGAAAAAATTATTTTCAATGCTATATACAATAAACCTGAACATCATAATATGGATGAAGATATCAAAGAAAATATAGATAAAAGAAAAATGAATCAAATAGGAGGATAA